From a single Dendropsophus ebraccatus isolate aDenEbr1 chromosome 8, aDenEbr1.pat, whole genome shotgun sequence genomic region:
- the CUZD1 gene encoding CUB and zona pellucida-like domain-containing protein 1 — protein sequence MSPAGHLLTLLLLVSTSLAQEKAAVPEARCGASFSDPHKPVQIQAQADSECTYTIERPSNETTRVIFSLLQLNPSADCSNENITIFDENYEVLGVLCPNSPKIAVYESPGNVYITVTTDSTTRQRTAYLLYYSLTADNAVDCGGNLRGYAGTISSPNYPNRHPPFALCVWHLEVPKNTKIKLSFTEIFIEIDPDCRFDLIALYDGPDTNAPLLDVLCGRKVAELETTSNFLTLLFSADYANSYFGFSVSYSVVPQHEDGALSCSGDSMTVVLGPNYINSLGYTANDLTLSNSSCVAQSASPIVFEVPFYGCGTVRKVEDNLIYYTNVIHANPSGKVITRHKELQFIVTCELESNSTVEVMYLTSNDLIHQQQGSGKYDVSLAFYETQDFIDPVLDSPYFIDLNESAFLQASVKTQDPDLTVFVDSCFASPSADFQAPNYDLIRNGCEKDDTYHNFPSGSGYARFSFSVFRFLDAHTSVYLQCRVVICDINDPGSRCKQGCITRQRRALGSTVWKTNAVLGPIRLKHHSQSEAAGSIGETKDVVKTDQSSLYVVGISVLVVNVLILALVLMRYYRKEPTSYRYLPVPTAQN from the exons ATGTCTCCTGCGGGACATCTCTTAACCCTGCTCCTTCTAGTCAGCACTTCTTTAGCGCAAGAGAAAGCTGCGGTACCTGAGG CCCGGTGTGGAGCCAGCTTTTCAGATCCTCATAAACCTGTTCAAATCCAAGCTCAAGCAGATTCCGAGTGCACCTATACCATAGAAAGACCAAGCAATGAGACCACAAGAGTCATCTTCTCCTTACTTCA ATTGAACCCATCGGCAGATTGCTCCAATGAAAATATCACCATTTTTGATGAGAACTATGAAGTTTTGGGAGTCCTGTGCCCAAATTCTCCCAAGATCGCTGTATACGAATCTCCAGGCAACGTGTATATCACCGTGACCACTGACTCCACAACACGGCAGAGGACAGCATACCTCTTATACTATTCTCTTACTGCAGACAATG CTGTTgactgtggaggaaacctccgGGGTTATGCAGGTACCATCTCCAGTCCTAATTATCCCAACCGCCATCCACCCTTTGCATTATGTGTGTGGCATCTAGAAGTACCAAAGAATACCAAAATAAAGCTGTCTTTCACAGAAATCTT tatagaaaTTGATCCCGACTGTCGATTTGACCTAATTGCTCTCTACGATGGTCCAGACACTAACGCGCCTCTCCTGGATGTCCTGTGCGGCCGCAAAGTGgctgaattggagacaacttcCAATTTTCTGACTTTGCTGTTCAGCGCAGATTATGCAAACTCCTATTTCGGTTTCTCTGTTTCCTACTCGGTAGTACCGCAGCATGAGGATG GTGCCTTGTCTTGTTCGGGTGACTCCATGACTGTGGTTCTCGGTCCAAACTATATAAACTCATTAGGATATACTGCCAATGACTTGACTCTAAGTAACTCCTCCTGTGTTGCCCAGTCTGCCAGTCCTATAGTATTTGAGGTGCCCTTCTATGGCTGCGGCACAGTAAGAAAG GTAGAGGACAACCTTATCTATTACACAAATGTCATCCATGCTAATCCAAGCGGAAAAGTGATCACAAGACATAAAGAGCTGCAGTTCATTGTGACCTGCGAGCTGGAGAGTAACTCTACAGTAGAGGTTATGTACTTGACATCGAATGACCTCATCCACCAACAACAGGGGAGCGGCAAATATGATGTCAGCCTGGCTTTCTACGAAACTCAGGATTTCATCGACCCGGTGCTGGACTCTCCTTACTTCATTGACCTCAATGAATCAGCATTCCTCCAAGCTTCAGTGAAGACCCAGGACCCAGACCTCACTGTATTTGTAGATTCCTGCTTTGCATCCCCCTCAGCAGACTTCCAAGCACCTAACTATGACCTCATCAGAAACGG ATGTGAAAAAGACGACACCTACCACAACTTCCCCTCCGGCAGTGGATATGCCCGCTTCAGTTTCAGTGTCTTCAGGTTCCTGGATGCACATACCTCAGTGTACCTCCAGTGCCGGGTAGTAATATGTGACATCAATGACCCAGGATCCCGCTGTAAGCAGGGATGCATCACCCGTCAGCGCAGAGCTCTGGGCTCCACCGTATGGAAGACAAATGCCGTGCTGGGACCGATCCGTCTGAAACATCACAGTCAGTCTGAAGCTGCAG GTTCCATCGGTGAAACCAAAGACGTTGTCAAGACAGATCAAAGCAGCTTGTACGTTGTGGGCATCTCTGTCCTAGTGGTCAATGTCCTCATATTGGCGCTGGTCCTGATGAGATATTACAGAAAGGAACCTACCAGCTACAGATACCTCCCAGTACCAACAGCGCAGAACTAA
- the C8H10orf88 gene encoding ATPase PAAT, translating into MMSGPQSAVLGGRPQPPVMCSSSWLCQADLAAVVKLCAGDFPAQEEEELSRQHCALLELPSSSQVDSPCTLSLLRSAQGKDRILSVTVCSEARTIEVYGGSPDGQEEEYLGTSRGERVCTFPSSEEDCTVVLYKTHLKFEFPVSSCTVKLLSLGGRRRVLVSEVSVQMTSVPEKCSQASFLPAPSINLDRVQSIMDSMGGKMSPGAEQLMNMVRAQQKHQVPFGAHFMQLFGSFQHSRDQMEEARQQTLPAGKIPDTRMEMQAQASQSHPSLQHTSPESDMKSFMSSLLQKSMGPAASPHGPDSLVPLLRNLCGEKRPEPHIAPREEKPEPTLEKLLSEHMERMERTLMAHIDQRMRSLQDHLDTRLDRLINLMQSHSVSRDSAEKLVNGQSDHRHRQDYDCGELSLH; encoded by the exons ATGATGTCGGGGCCTCAGTCCGCAGTGCTGGGTGGGCGCCCTCAGCCCCCGGTGATGTGCTccagctcctggctgtgtcagGCTGATCTGGCTGCTGTGGTGAAGCTGTGTGCTGGTGACTTCCCTGCCCAGGAGGAGGAAGAACTCTCCAG gCAGCATTGTGCACTTCTGGAGCTGCCATCATCCTCACAAGTTGACAGTCCGTGCACCCTGTCCTTACTAAGATCAGCGCAAGGCAAAGATCGAATACTGAGTGTTACTGTGTGCAGTGAAGCAAGGACCATTGAGGTTTATGGTGGGTCCCCAGATGGACAAGAAGAGGAGTACCTGGGGACCAGTCGAGGGGAGAGGGTGTGCACCTTTCCAAGCAGTGAAGAAGACTGTACTGTTGTTTTGTACAAAACTCACCTAAAGTTTGAGTTTCCAGTGTCATCATGTACTGTCAAG CTGCTGTCACTTGGTGGCAGGCGCCGTGTCCTGGTGAGTGAGGTTTCAGTGCAGATGACCTCGGTCCCTGAAAAATGTTCTCAAGCGTCCTTCCTGCCAGCGCCGTCCATAAACCTGGATCGCGTGCAGAGTATCATGGACAGCATGGGTGGGAAAATGTCACCTGGGGCCGAGCAGCTCATGAACATGGTCCGTGCTCAGCAGAAG CATCAGGTACCGTTTGGTGCTCACTTCATGCAGCTGTTTGGCAGCTTTCAGCACAGTCGGGATCAGATGGAGGAGGCCAGACAACAGACACTTCCAGCTGGCAAGATTCCTGATACAAGGATGGAAATGCAAGCTCAGGCCTCCCAGTCTCACCCATCACTTCAACATACGAGTCCTGAAAGTGATATGAAGTCCTTTATGTCTTCACTGCTGCAAAAATCAATGGGCCCAGCCGCCAGTCCTCATGGTCCTGACTCCTTGGTGCCCCTGCTGCGCAATCTATGTGGAGAAAAACGTCCAGAGCCCCACATAGCACCAAG AGAAGAAAAGCCGGAACCGACACTGGAGAAGCTTCTGTCTGAGCACATGGAGCGTATGGAGAGGACACTTATGGCCCATATCGATCAGAGGATGAGAAGTTTACAGGATCATCTGGACACTAGACTGGATCGGTTAATAAATCTTATGCAGAGCCATTCAGTATCCAGAGACTCTGCAGAAAAACTAGTCAATGGCCAGAGTGATCACCGTCACCGGCAGGACTATGACTGTGGTGAATTATCTCTGCATTAG